A stretch of DNA from Macrotis lagotis isolate mMagLag1 chromosome X, bilby.v1.9.chrom.fasta, whole genome shotgun sequence:
TTAGAAAGAACCATAGTGATAAGCATTTGAATGAactaatggaagagaaagaagagaaacaggaaaCAGAAAAGCTAACTAAGGAATACTTGGAAGAAGAGGTATTCTTTAAGTTTGTAATTCTCCATGCAGAAGATGACATCCAAGAAGCACTCAGGGTCCAAGGGATGCTGCAAGATCAATTTGGCATTAGACCCGGAATAATCTTTGCTGAGATGCCATGTGGCAGACAATATTTACAGAATTTAGATGATGCTGTAAATGGGTCTGCATGGACTATCTTTTTATTGACTGAAAATTTTTTAAGGGATACTTGgtgcaatttccagttctataCATCCCTAATGAACTCCATTAATAGACAGCATAAATACAATTCTGTCATACCAATGAGGCCACTGAATAATCCTCTCCCCAGGCATAggactccatttgccttacagaCTATCAATGCTCTGGAAGAAGAAAGCTGTGGCTTTTGCAAACAAGTAGAAAAAATTTTCCAGGATTCtgtatatgaaaaacaaaaagccatATGGAAACAATCAAAAACCGTGGTAGATGCTTAGAAAAGTAAGAAGAATAGGACATTTTTTTgaatgaaacaaagcaaaattatataagtgGGGGTGGAGAGAATAAAATAATGCTGTCATATAACATGTTCcaggaaatttaaaataaaaattttaagacaattaaaaataatttttttctctttcctttttctttctatttcttctctttctttccttcttcccttctttttttttatttcttcattctgaAAAATAATCTTGGCCATCCAAGTGAGAGTTAAGTGTGTAATTGTATATCAAGAAAGAGATCCACATATCCATGGAAAGTTACTTTTCTTGGGAAAAGTCATTGACATGGAAAAAAAACCTGTGGAATTAGCATACTTCTCTAGATAAGCACTAACCATTTTGATTATTCTCTTCCCAGAAACTTTTGTCTGATatatcttccccctcctcttttgaGGATATCACAAGTAACATAAGAGTTGTGAGCTCTCTTccttaatttccccatctgtcaaatgagaaagttgaactaGTTagcttccaaggtcccttccaattctctatctctgattctatgactacaaatattatataatatcttataattttgtttttttttaattaaattaattttttaaattaaaatacaagTTTGTCATTTTATCTTTGACATATCTAAGCTCTTTCTTTTCAAATCTTCTGATGGAGGTTACTAGAGActttattatccctgttttacagatgaggaaaactgaagctcagagaggtcaTAAGTTAGTATCCAAACAGAGAAGAGGGTTCAAGGTTCTGACCAAGTCCAGGGTTCTGTTTTTGACTCTATACTTTTACCACAGTGCATCACCATTTAACTCATGGTTTAGAAAGAAGGCATGGTGAAGGTAATTCtggaattaacttttttttaacacaCATGTTAATGTTTCCAagaagtaaggcaaggaaaaaaataaagtaataaagtgacttttttttccagttagaaAGCTGAAATTTTAATCGGACTTTGAGGAAATAACCCCATATTCTGGGAAACTGGAGGTCTAGGTTCTAATCCCAAGTCTGTCATTTACCCTCATTTCATGGAAAcagtttaattaatttttttcatctataaggGAGTTGAATTTGGTGATCCCTAAGGTTCTTTCTGAGAAATTCTATAAGCAATTCAATTTCTAAGAAAGGATGGAAACTAGAagagaaaaacagcaaaaaaagaggTTTGTTGCATTgtgcatgtacaacttttatcagattgattgggaggaggaaaggaagggagggcaatagaaaaatgtgaaactcatgaACTTGCAaatgcatgaatgttgaaaactacctttgcatgtaattgggagaaaaaggaaaaagaaaaagaaagaaaaaggtctagtgaacaacaaaaacaaaaaagattagtTTGTCTACATATGTCCTATCTATCTGCTATAATGCCTTGGCAGAGTGAATAAAGGATAGGGCATGTAGCCAGAAAGTTATTGTTCAGTGATTTTCATGGCaaaatactggaatggcttgctatttccttatcCAGAGGATTGAGTCAAGCGGAGCTTACCT
This window harbors:
- the TICAM2 gene encoding TIR domain-containing adapter molecule 2, yielding MGHKNSKIFSSLLSTFPRRKSIFGQEDKHFEDIRKNHSDKHLNELMEEKEEKQETEKLTKEYLEEEVFFKFVILHAEDDIQEALRVQGMLQDQFGIRPGIIFAEMPCGRQYLQNLDDAVNGSAWTIFLLTENFLRDTWCNFQFYTSLMNSINRQHKYNSVIPMRPLNNPLPRHRTPFALQTINALEEESCGFCKQVEKIFQDSVYEKQKAIWKQSKTVVDA